The Arachis duranensis cultivar V14167 chromosome 2, aradu.V14167.gnm2.J7QH, whole genome shotgun sequence genome has a window encoding:
- the LOC107473377 gene encoding late embryogenesis abundant protein D-34, with product MSQQQTPRRPQEGQEHKDPIKYGDIFNVSEDLASEPIMPQDAALMQATENQALGQTQKGGPASVMQSAAATNVSAGLVGRGDISSVAKDQGICVLESKIGVNRVITESVGKQVVGQFVEPDVPMKTPGSALDRDAITIGEALEATTLAPASDKPVDQSDAAAIQAAEMRATGKNEIQSGGLAAAAQSAATKNTRTMGDFQKTTLSDVLTDAKEKLPSDKAVTREDAEGVIGAEIRNKADMKTTPGGVAASLAAAATLNQNKSSS from the exons ATGAGCCAACAACAAACACCTCGGAGACCACAAGAAGGACAAGAGCACAAAGATCCGATCAAGTACGGTGACATTTTCAATGTCTCAGAGGACTTGGCATCCGAACCAATCATGCCGCAAGACGCGGCACTCATGCAAGCGACGGAAAACCAGGCACTGGGACAAACCCAAAAAGGTGGCCCGGCTTCCGTCATGCAGTCTGCTGCAGCCACCAATGTCTCTGCGGGTCTTGTGGGCCGCGGAGACATCTCTAGCGTGGCAAAAGACCAAGGGATATGCGTGTTGGAGAGTAAAATTGGCGTCAACCGTGTCATTACGGAAAGCGTGGGAAAACAG GTTGTGGGTCAGTTTGTGGAGCCAGATGTGCCCATGAAAACTCCTGGCTCGGCTCTAGATAGAGATGCCATAACCATTGGGGAGGCTCTCGAAGCAACGACGTTGGCTCCCGCCAGCGACAAGCCAGTGGATCAGAGTGACGCTGCAGCTATACAAGCTGCCGAAATGAGAGCCACCGGGAAGAATGAGATTCAATCCGGCGGCTTGGCAGCCGCAGCTCAATCTGCCGCCACCAAGAATACAAGGACTATGGGTGATTTTCAGAAGACAACCTTGTCTGATGTCTTAACG GATGCAAAGGAGAAGCTGCCATCGGATAAGGCGGTGACGAGAGAGGACGCGGAGGGAGTGATCGGTGCCGAGATTAGGAACAAGGCGGACATGAAAACTACTCCTGGTGGTGTTGCTGCATCCCTCGCCGCAGCAGCCACCCTTAATCAAAACAAATCATCGTCATGA